One genomic window of Comamonas serinivorans includes the following:
- a CDS encoding AraC family transcriptional regulator yields MSQARSAQATQPTVSIRQVRQAMQGATRRGVNEAWLLHQAGIAPLLVDSPLSRITVAQYARLLTLLRRVTRDELWGLCATPLPVGSFAQVIRHVLHARTLGDAMRQAFTQYHLLLGQFVPRLRVQGGVAAVRMVTRGPRDEALDYAERVFGYFCYGVICWLVARRVPMLRVVYAGGHSGGGSDAEQLYHAPLQLDMSYSGFDFDAQWLDLPVVQTASSLHEFLRASPSALITKYREQGRLADRVRRLLRNRIAHTLPDLKDAARLLGMASPTLRRHLSQEGTSFQQLKDELRRDAAIALLARPELSLLDIGLRLGFSEASTFHRAFKTWTGVTPGVYRHAHL; encoded by the coding sequence ATGAGCCAGGCCCGCTCTGCGCAAGCCACGCAGCCCACGGTGTCCATCCGCCAGGTGCGGCAGGCCATGCAGGGTGCCACGCGGCGCGGCGTGAACGAAGCCTGGCTGCTGCACCAGGCCGGCATCGCCCCGCTGCTGGTCGATTCGCCGCTGTCGCGCATCACCGTCGCCCAATACGCCCGCCTGCTCACGCTGCTGCGCCGCGTCACCCGCGACGAGCTGTGGGGCCTGTGCGCCACCCCGCTGCCCGTGGGCAGTTTTGCGCAGGTCATCCGCCACGTGCTGCACGCGCGCACGCTGGGCGACGCCATGCGCCAGGCCTTCACCCAGTACCACCTGTTGCTGGGCCAGTTCGTACCCCGCCTGCGCGTTCAAGGGGGCGTGGCCGCTGTGCGCATGGTCACGCGCGGGCCGCGCGACGAGGCGCTGGACTATGCCGAGCGGGTGTTCGGCTACTTCTGCTACGGGGTCATCTGCTGGCTGGTGGCGCGGCGCGTGCCCATGCTGCGCGTGGTCTACGCCGGCGGCCACAGCGGCGGCGGCTCGGACGCCGAACAGCTCTACCACGCCCCCCTGCAGCTGGACATGAGCTACTCGGGCTTCGATTTCGACGCCCAGTGGCTGGACCTGCCCGTGGTGCAGACGGCCAGCAGCCTGCACGAGTTCCTGCGCGCCTCGCCCAGCGCCCTGATCACCAAGTACCGCGAACAGGGCCGCCTGGCCGACCGCGTGCGCCGCCTGCTGCGCAACCGCATCGCCCACACCCTGCCCGACCTGAAAGATGCGGCGCGGCTGCTGGGCATGGCCTCGCCCACGCTGCGCCGCCACCTCAGCCAGGAAGGCACCAGCTTTCAGCAGCTGAAGGACGAACTGCGCCGCGACGCGGCCATTGCGCTGCTGGCCCGCCCCGAGCTCAGCCTGCTCGACATCGGCCTGCGGCTGGGCTTTTCAGAGGCCAGCACCTTCCACCGCGCGTTCAAGACCTGGACGGGCGTCACCCCCGGCGTCTACCGGCACGCCCACCTGTGA
- a CDS encoding superoxide dismutase family protein, with product MSTPATRTRHLALAAAVLAAATLATGCASKFEKRLPDYSARAVFFPTGEPQPVAGTKIQGTIEFSQNKGVLVAKGEIKGLKPNSTVGFHVHEKGSCMKMDASDAGPHFNPGKAPHGAFDGKEAHHAGDLPPLKADATGKAVVNFTTQAISLDKSAENGVIGRAIVVHESADDPTAQPAGNSGKRLACGVIRLT from the coding sequence ATGTCGACCCCCGCAACGCGCACCCGCCACCTGGCCCTGGCCGCCGCCGTCCTGGCCGCGGCCACCCTGGCCACCGGCTGCGCCAGCAAGTTTGAAAAGCGCCTGCCCGACTACTCGGCGCGCGCCGTCTTCTTCCCGACCGGTGAGCCGCAGCCCGTCGCCGGCACCAAGATCCAAGGCACGATCGAGTTCAGCCAGAACAAGGGCGTGCTGGTCGCCAAGGGCGAGATCAAGGGCCTGAAGCCGAATTCGACTGTGGGCTTCCACGTGCATGAAAAAGGCTCGTGCATGAAGATGGACGCCTCCGATGCCGGCCCCCACTTCAACCCCGGCAAGGCCCCGCACGGCGCCTTCGACGGCAAGGAAGCCCACCACGCCGGCGACCTGCCCCCGCTGAAGGCCGATGCCACGGGCAAGGCCGTCGTCAACTTCACCACCCAGGCCATTTCGCTGGACAAGTCCGCCGAGAACGGCGTCATCGGCCGCGCCATCGTCGTGCACGAAAGCGCCGACGACCCCACCGCCCAACCGGCCGGCAACTCGGGCAAGCGCCTGGCCTGCGGCGTCATCCGCCTGACCTGA
- a CDS encoding CoA-acylating methylmalonate-semialdehyde dehydrogenase — protein MTASHPPVAALGHFIAGRPAPGTGNTQAVTNPATGQVTAQVHLASVQDVHAAVAAAQAAFADWADTPPIRRARVLFKFLELLNAHKDELAHLITAEHGKVFTDAQGEVARGIDIVEFACGIPQLLKGDFTEQVSGGLDNWTLRQPLGVVAGITPFNFPAMVPMWMFPVALACGNSFVLKPSPTDPSASLWLAQKLKEAGLPDGVFNVLQGDKLAVDALIDHPDVKAISFVGSTPIANAIYERGARHGKRVQALGGAKNHMVVMPDADIDQAVDALIGAGFGSAGERCMAISVAVLVGDVAERLLPQLVERTRALKILDGENLAAEMGPIVTEAARQRICGYIDAGVAEGAQLLVDGRGFDGAQAGAGSATDTSGGFWLGGTLFDHVTPDMRIYREEIFGPVLSCVRVPDFATAVQLINDHEFGNGVSCFTRDGHVAREFARRIQVGMVGINVPIPVPMAWHGFGGWKKSLFGDTHAYGEEGVRFYTKQKSVMQRWPERIGKGAEFTMPTHP, from the coding sequence ATGACCGCTTCTCATCCACCCGTGGCCGCTCTGGGGCATTTCATCGCCGGCCGGCCTGCGCCTGGCACCGGCAACACGCAGGCCGTCACCAACCCGGCCACGGGCCAGGTCACGGCGCAGGTGCACTTGGCCAGCGTGCAGGACGTGCATGCCGCCGTGGCGGCGGCGCAGGCGGCCTTTGCCGACTGGGCTGACACGCCCCCGATCCGCCGGGCGCGCGTGCTGTTCAAATTCCTCGAGCTGCTGAACGCGCACAAAGACGAGCTGGCCCACCTCATCACGGCCGAACACGGCAAGGTGTTCACCGATGCCCAGGGCGAGGTGGCGCGCGGCATCGACATCGTCGAGTTCGCCTGCGGCATCCCGCAGCTGCTCAAGGGCGACTTCACCGAACAGGTCTCGGGCGGCCTGGACAACTGGACCCTGCGCCAGCCGCTGGGCGTGGTGGCCGGCATCACGCCGTTCAACTTTCCGGCCATGGTGCCGATGTGGATGTTCCCGGTGGCGCTGGCCTGCGGCAACAGCTTCGTCCTCAAGCCCAGCCCGACCGACCCGAGCGCGTCACTCTGGCTGGCGCAGAAGCTGAAGGAGGCGGGCCTGCCCGATGGCGTGTTCAACGTGCTGCAGGGCGACAAGCTGGCCGTGGACGCGCTCATCGATCATCCCGATGTGAAGGCCATCAGCTTCGTCGGCTCGACGCCGATCGCCAACGCCATCTACGAGCGGGGCGCGCGCCACGGCAAGCGCGTGCAGGCCCTGGGCGGCGCCAAGAACCACATGGTGGTCATGCCCGATGCCGACATCGACCAAGCCGTGGATGCGCTGATTGGCGCCGGCTTCGGCTCGGCCGGCGAACGTTGCATGGCCATCAGCGTGGCGGTGCTGGTGGGCGACGTGGCCGAGCGGCTGCTGCCCCAGTTGGTCGAGCGCACGCGGGCGCTCAAGATTCTGGACGGCGAAAACCTGGCGGCCGAGATGGGCCCCATCGTCACCGAGGCGGCGCGTCAGCGCATCTGCGGCTACATCGACGCCGGTGTGGCCGAAGGGGCGCAGCTGCTGGTCGATGGCCGCGGGTTCGATGGCGCCCAGGCGGGCGCGGGCAGCGCCACCGACACGTCGGGCGGCTTCTGGCTGGGCGGCACGCTGTTCGACCACGTGACGCCGGACATGCGCATCTACCGCGAAGAGATTTTTGGCCCCGTGCTGTCGTGCGTGCGCGTGCCCGATTTCGCCACCGCCGTGCAGCTCATCAACGACCACGAATTCGGCAACGGCGTGAGCTGCTTCACCCGCGATGGCCACGTGGCGCGCGAGTTCGCGCGGCGCATCCAGGTCGGCATGGTGGGCATCAACGTGCCGATCCCCGTGCCCATGGCCTGGCACGGCTTCGGCGGCTGGAAGAAGAGCCTGTTCGGCGACACCCATGCTTATGGCGAAGAGGGCGTGCGCTTTTACACCAAGCAAAAATCCGTCATGCAGCGCTGGCCCGAGCGCATCGGCAAAGGGGCCGAGTTCACCATGCCCACGCACCCTTGA
- a CDS encoding solute carrier family 23 protein translates to MALFQWRERPSSALDNGGVIAPDERLPWGQTGAMGVQHVIAMFGSTVLAPILMGFDPNMAVLMSGIGTLIFYLVTGGKVPSYLGSSFAFIGVVLAATAHSGGGPNANLALALGGIIACGALYTLIGFIVQVVGTAWIEKLMPPVVTGAVVAVIGLNLAAIPIKNMAKGNFDAWMQLVTFLCVALVAVFTRGMLQRLLILIGLILASVIYAVLTNGLGLGTPIDVSGIARADWLGLPQLTAPVFSSHAMLLIVPVTLILVAENLGHIKAVTAMTGRDMDQYMGRAFIGDGVATMVSGAAGGTGVTTYAENIGVMAATRIYSTAIFVVAALLAIALGFSPKFGAVIQAIPLPVMGGVSIVVFGLIAVAGARIWVVNQVDFSNNANLLTAAITLVLGTGDFTLKFGDFALTGIGTATFGAVLLHALLRRNH, encoded by the coding sequence ATGGCCCTGTTTCAATGGCGCGAACGGCCGTCCAGCGCGCTGGACAACGGCGGCGTCATCGCGCCCGACGAACGCCTGCCCTGGGGACAGACCGGCGCCATGGGCGTGCAGCACGTCATCGCCATGTTCGGCTCCACGGTGCTGGCGCCCATCCTCATGGGCTTCGACCCCAACATGGCGGTGCTGATGAGCGGCATCGGCACCCTCATCTTCTACCTCGTCACCGGCGGCAAGGTGCCCAGCTACCTCGGCTCGTCCTTCGCCTTCATCGGCGTGGTGCTGGCGGCCACGGCCCACAGCGGTGGCGGCCCCAACGCCAACCTGGCCCTGGCGCTGGGCGGCATCATCGCCTGCGGGGCGCTGTACACGCTGATCGGCTTCATCGTGCAGGTCGTGGGCACGGCCTGGATCGAGAAGCTCATGCCCCCGGTGGTGACCGGCGCGGTGGTGGCCGTGATCGGCCTGAACCTGGCCGCCATCCCGATCAAGAACATGGCCAAAGGCAACTTCGACGCCTGGATGCAGCTGGTCACCTTCCTGTGCGTGGCGCTGGTGGCCGTGTTCACGCGCGGCATGCTGCAGCGGCTGCTGATCCTGATTGGCCTGATCCTGGCCAGCGTGATCTATGCCGTGCTGACCAACGGCCTGGGCCTGGGCACCCCCATCGACGTGAGCGGCATCGCCCGCGCCGATTGGCTGGGCCTGCCGCAGCTCACGGCGCCGGTGTTCTCGTCGCACGCCATGCTGCTCATCGTGCCGGTCACGCTGATCCTGGTGGCCGAAAACCTGGGCCACATCAAGGCCGTCACCGCCATGACCGGGCGCGACATGGACCAGTACATGGGCCGGGCCTTCATCGGCGACGGCGTGGCCACCATGGTCAGCGGCGCGGCCGGCGGCACCGGCGTGACCACCTATGCCGAGAACATCGGCGTGATGGCCGCCACGCGCATCTACTCCACGGCCATCTTCGTCGTCGCGGCGCTGCTGGCCATCGCGCTGGGCTTCTCGCCCAAATTCGGCGCCGTCATCCAGGCCATCCCGCTGCCGGTGATGGGCGGCGTCTCCATCGTGGTGTTCGGCCTCATTGCCGTGGCCGGCGCGCGCATCTGGGTCGTCAACCAGGTCGATTTCTCGAACAACGCCAACCTGCTGACGGCTGCCATCACGCTGGTGCTGGGCACCGGGGACTTCACGCTCAAGTTCGGCGACTTCGCCCTGACCGGCATCGGCACCGCCACCTTCGGCGCCGTGCTGCTGCACGCGCTGCTGCGGCGCAACCACTGA
- a CDS encoding LysR family transcriptional regulator yields MLTSPHAFPLWAHVHALVVLAEQGSFTAAADRLGLSKAAVSERVRELERQLGLPLVTRTTRSVRLTPAGQQLVADTQPAFAHIASRVALVQDSAGEARGLLRITAPVALARQQLVPRLAAFQADWPQVQIELDLSDRLRTLAMEGLDLAIRHSPSVPDSHVAHRLCGTRSVLVASGAYLQRRGVPQQPQDLAEHACLHYPRPGRQAVWHCVADKARGRRTPPVTVAVRGPLSANNSEALRDAALAGLGIALVPDFSAQAALQQGALLAVLPQWQVQGAFAQDIWLVRPHAAQVPRTVQVFTQWLRKAFAPGFAPGLAPTSG; encoded by the coding sequence ATGTTGACCTCGCCCCACGCTTTCCCCCTCTGGGCCCACGTGCATGCGCTGGTGGTGCTGGCCGAACAGGGCAGTTTCACCGCCGCCGCCGATCGCCTGGGGCTGAGCAAGGCGGCGGTGAGCGAGCGCGTGCGCGAGCTCGAGCGCCAGCTGGGCCTGCCCCTGGTCACGCGCACCACGCGCAGCGTGCGGCTCACACCGGCAGGGCAGCAGCTGGTGGCGGACACCCAGCCCGCCTTTGCCCACATCGCCAGTCGGGTGGCGCTGGTGCAGGACTCGGCCGGCGAAGCGCGCGGCCTGCTCCGCATCACCGCGCCGGTGGCGCTGGCTCGCCAGCAGCTGGTGCCGCGGCTGGCGGCGTTTCAGGCCGACTGGCCGCAGGTGCAGATCGAGCTGGACCTGTCGGACCGGCTGCGCACGCTGGCCATGGAAGGGCTGGACCTGGCCATTCGCCACAGCCCCAGCGTGCCGGACAGCCACGTCGCCCACCGCCTCTGCGGCACGCGGTCGGTGCTGGTCGCCAGCGGCGCCTACCTGCAGCGCCGCGGCGTGCCACAGCAGCCCCAGGACCTGGCCGAGCACGCCTGCCTGCACTACCCGCGCCCGGGTCGGCAGGCGGTGTGGCACTGCGTGGCCGACAAGGCACGCGGCCGGCGCACGCCGCCGGTCACCGTGGCCGTGCGCGGCCCGCTGTCGGCCAACAACAGCGAAGCCCTGCGCGACGCGGCGCTGGCGGGCCTGGGCATTGCGCTGGTGCCCGATTTCAGCGCCCAGGCCGCCTTGCAGCAGGGCGCGCTGCTGGCCGTGCTGCCACAGTGGCAGGTGCAAGGGGCGTTCGCGCAGGACATCTGGCTGGTGCGCCCTCACGCGGCCCAGGTGCCGCGCACCGTGCAGGTGTTCACGCAGTGGTTGCGCAAGGCCTTTGCGCCGGGGTTTGCACCCGGGCTGGCGCCGACCTCGGGATGA
- a CDS encoding flavin reductase family protein, translated as MSHASPPPPFSSQDFRLALGMFATGVTVVSTRGEDGQLLGVTVSSFNSVSLSPPLVLWSLGLQSRRLPTFATCSHFAVNVLSAAQVDLARHFAQSGATWDTVPHLAGLGGAPVLADSLAVFECARRSQHTEGDHLVFIGEVQRCTRHSGTPLLYQGGQFYTETPL; from the coding sequence ATGTCCCACGCCTCCCCCCCGCCCCCGTTCTCCTCGCAGGATTTCCGCCTGGCCCTGGGCATGTTCGCCACCGGCGTGACGGTGGTGAGCACGCGCGGCGAAGACGGCCAGCTGCTGGGCGTGACCGTGAGTTCGTTCAATTCGGTGTCGCTCTCGCCCCCGCTGGTGCTGTGGAGCCTGGGCCTGCAATCGCGCCGGCTGCCCACGTTTGCGACCTGCAGCCATTTCGCGGTGAACGTGCTGAGTGCCGCTCAGGTCGACCTGGCGCGCCATTTCGCGCAAAGCGGTGCCACCTGGGACACGGTGCCCCACCTCGCCGGATTGGGCGGCGCCCCCGTGCTGGCCGACAGCCTGGCCGTCTTTGAATGTGCGCGCCGGAGCCAGCACACCGAGGGCGACCACCTGGTCTTCATCGGCGAGGTGCAGCGCTGCACCCGCCACAGCGGCACGCCGCTGCTGTACCAGGGTGGTCAGTTTTACACCGAAACGCCACTCTGA